The Bemisia tabaci chromosome 5, PGI_BMITA_v3 genome includes a window with the following:
- the LOC109034934 gene encoding protein tolkin isoform X3, whose translation MHYSSKTFSKTKYLDTIVPKTKDVAAEELGQRIELSEGDIAQTNRLYKCPECGGTFQSDSGSFSAPPVNKSSSDDYKKKCEWRISTAQGDKIVLTISLIDIFITSSCETDYLEIRDGYWHKSNLLGRFCGRSKNPRTVISTGSRMFITYVATKNQVNRLGFEAKYEAVCGGTLFARDPAHLDSPNFPNHYGKNKQCEWIIDAPPGYKVGLYFQLFDLESEMDCTYDYLEIRDGSDLNAPLKGVFCGKYVPPPIVSSGSSLYVKFRSDSTNEMPGFSAIYVKEMDECASRTHKCEQTCINTIGGYECACKVGYQLAPDGKHCIEENCGGLINETNGIIYSPEYPRKYPNRESCVWEITAPMYHKVFLKFLRFDLEGDAAHSEQCSYDKLEVISVLGDNSFRRHGAFCGTKLPAPIQSVNNVLRVHFTSDETEARTGFRIKFIVDMDECEIRNGGCQHICVNTLGSFYCKCRSGFSLLANGYGCKPEGCYHELVKPVGKISSPAFPENYPPFSDCAWSIRTAPGHRLKLVFKIFNLETHENCLYDRLMVYDGNSTLDTLLGSYCGDVIPTSMITSQNQMYITFQSDSTTQKQGFVAYYSAVCGGHLEATRTPRQLYSHPRFGISNYKNNYRCTWIIESAHTDNKIRLNFTFFMVEPSPDCEYDSLDIYNGVGAMPTQIGKFCGNEIPNDVISDYESLRVEFTSDNSRSSKGFLFTYEAVPEEVGPAISSNLDDKK comes from the exons ATGCATTATTCCAGCAAAACTTTCTCAAAA ACTAAATATTTAGACACAATCGTTCCCAAGACAAAAGATGTAGCTGCTGAGGAGCTTGGTCAAAGGATCGAACTCAGTGAGGGAGACATTGCGCAGACCAACCGATTGTATAAATGTCCCG AGTGCGGTGGTACATTTCAATCGGACTCCGGGTCATTTTCAGCACCCCCTGTCAACAAGAGTTCCAGTGACGATTACAAAAAGAAATGCGAGTGGAGGATTTCGACAGCGCAGGGTGATAAAATAGTGCTCACGATAAGTTTGATTGACATTTTTATCACAAGTTCCTGTGAAACTGATTACCTGGAGATCCGGGATGGCTATTGGCACAAGTCAAATCTATTGG GCAGATTTTGTGGAAGAAGTAAGAATCCTCGAACCGTTATCAGCACGGGTAGTCGCATGTTTATTACATACGTCGCCACAAAAAACCAAGTTAATCGTTTGGGTTTCGAAGCAAAGTATGAAG CTGTCTGCGGAGGCACGTTATTTGCTCGGGATCCAGCTCACCTAGACTCGCCCAATTTCCCAAACCACTACGGCAAAAACAAGCAATGCGAGTGGATCATTGATGCACCTCCAGGCTACAAAGTCGGTTTATACTTCCAACTTTTTGAT CTTGAAAGTGAGATGGACTGTACTTATGATTATTTAGAAATAAGAGACGGCTCCGACCTGAACGCACCTTTGAAAGGAGTTTTCTGTGGAAAATATGTGCCACCGCCTATCGTCTCGTCCGGCTCATCCCTATACGTCAAATTCAGATCAGATTCCACCAATGAGATGCCCGGTTTCTCGGCTATTTACGTCAAAG AGATGGACGAATGTGCGAGCCGAACGCACAAATGCGAGCAAACCTGCATTAATACGATCGGAGGCTACGAATGCGCTTGTAAGGTGGGCTATCAACTTGCTCCTGATGGAAAACATTGCATCG AGGAGAACTGCGGCGGGCTGATAAACGAAACGAACGGTATAATCTACAGCCCGGAGTACCCACGAAAATACCCGAACCGGGAGTCCTGCGTTTGGGAGATCACGGCGCCGATGTACCACAAGGTGTTCCTCAAGTTCTTGCGCTTCGACCTGGAGGGCGACGCGGCCCACTCGGAGCAGTGCAGCTACGACAAGCTCGAGGTGATCAGCGTCCTCGGCGACAACTCCTTCCGGCGCCACGGCGCCTTCTGCGGCACCAAGCTCCCCGCCCCCATCCAGTCCGTCAACAACGTCCTTCGCGTCCATTTCACGTCCGACGAGACGGAGGCGCGCACCGGATTTAGGATCAAATTCATAGTAG ACATGGACGAGTGTGAAATACGTAACGGTGGCTGCCAGCATATCTGCGTCAACACGTTAGGCTCCTTTTATTGCAAATGCCGGTCTGGATTCTCGCTCCTGGCGAACGGATACGGGTGTAAGCCGGAGGGTTGCTATCACGAGCTGGTCAAGCCCGTGGGCAAGATCTCCAGTCCAGCCTTCCCGGAGAACTACCCGCCTTTCTCGGATTGTGCCTGGAGTATTCGAACGGCTCCCGGGCATCGACTCAAACTG gtattcaaaatttttaatctgGAGACACATGAAAACTGCCTGTACGACAGGCTGATGGTTTATGATGGTAACTCTACCTTGGATACGCTTCTGGGAAGTTATTGCGGTGATGTCATTCCAACATCAATGATTACTTCCCAAAATCAGATGTACATTACATTTCAATCTGACAGTACGACCCAAAAACAAGGATTTGTCGCATACTATTCTGCAG TGTGCGGTGGTCATCTGGAGGCAACGAGGACACCAAGACAGTTGTACTCGCATCCGAGATTCGGCATCAGTAACTACAAAAATAACTACAGATGCACCTGGATAATCGAGAGCGCCCACACCGATAACAAAATTCGgctgaattttacatttttcatggtAGAGCCGTCCCCTGACTGCGAATACGACAGTTTAGACATATATAACGGTGTTGGCGCTATGCCTACTCAAATTGGCAAATTTTGCGGCAATGAG attccCAACGACGTTATATCCGACTATGAATCCCTAAGGGTTGAATTTACTTCAGACAACAGTCGGTCTAGCAAAGGATTCCTTTTCACCTACGAAGCCGTTCCTGAGGAGGTTGGACCTGCTATAAGTTCAAACCTGGATGACAAAAAGTGA
- the LOC109034934 gene encoding protein tolkin isoform X2: MSFGFIIFIFVNLLSLSGPSVTTQRMGRAAIAQEEKLWKHGVIPYVFDKMFTGTQIATFIQAMRHWEANTCLVFVERDPAVHSDYILFTALPCGCCSHIGRKGTGAQKISIGENCDKFGIVVHELGHTIGFWHEHARPDRDENVDIHWENILPGRKPDFAKLPPTETKYLDTIVPKTKDVAAEELGQRIELSEGDIAQTNRLYKCPECGGTFQSDSGSFSAPPVNKSSSDDYKKKCEWRISTAQGDKIVLTISLIDIFITSSCETDYLEIRDGYWHKSNLLGRFCGRSKNPRTVISTGSRMFITYVATKNQVNRLGFEAKYEAVCGGTLFARDPAHLDSPNFPNHYGKNKQCEWIIDAPPGYKVGLYFQLFDLESEMDCTYDYLEIRDGSDLNAPLKGVFCGKYVPPPIVSSGSSLYVKFRSDSTNEMPGFSAIYVKEMDECASRTHKCEQTCINTIGGYECACKVGYQLAPDGKHCIEENCGGLINETNGIIYSPEYPRKYPNRESCVWEITAPMYHKVFLKFLRFDLEGDAAHSEQCSYDKLEVISVLGDNSFRRHGAFCGTKLPAPIQSVNNVLRVHFTSDETEARTGFRIKFIVDMDECEIRNGGCQHICVNTLGSFYCKCRSGFSLLANGYGCKPEGCYHELVKPVGKISSPAFPENYPPFSDCAWSIRTAPGHRLKLVFKIFNLETHENCLYDRLMVYDGNSTLDTLLGSYCGDVIPTSMITSQNQMYITFQSDSTTQKQGFVAYYSAVCGGHLEATRTPRQLYSHPRFGISNYKNNYRCTWIIESAHTDNKIRLNFTFFMVEPSPDCEYDSLDIYNGVGAMPTQIGKFCGNEIPNDVISDYESLRVEFTSDNSRSSKGFLFTYEAVPEEVGPAISSNLDDKK, encoded by the exons ATGAGTTTtggatttattatttttattttcgtcaaTCTTCTTTCCCTATCAG GGCCGAGCGTTACGACGCAAAGGATGGGCCGTGCGGCCATCGCCCAAGAGGAGAAGCTTTGGAAGCACGGAGTGATTCCGTACGtgttcgataaaatgttcaccGGGACCCAGATTGCAACTTTCATTCAAGCCATGCGCCATTGGGAGGCCAACACCTGCCTCGTTTTCGTCGAGAGGGATCCAGCTGTCCATTCCGACTACATCCTATTCACAGCCCTTCCATGCGG GTGTTGCTCCCACATAGGACGAAAAGGGACAGGTGCGCAGAAAATATCAATCGGCGAGAATTGTGATAAATTTGGAATTGTGGTCCACGAATTGGGACACACTATCGGATTTTGGCATGAGCACGCTAGGCCGGACAGGGATGAAAACGTTGATATCCATTGGGAAAATATTCTGCCAG GTCGGAAACCCGATTTTGCGAAACTGCCTCCAACCGAG ACTAAATATTTAGACACAATCGTTCCCAAGACAAAAGATGTAGCTGCTGAGGAGCTTGGTCAAAGGATCGAACTCAGTGAGGGAGACATTGCGCAGACCAACCGATTGTATAAATGTCCCG AGTGCGGTGGTACATTTCAATCGGACTCCGGGTCATTTTCAGCACCCCCTGTCAACAAGAGTTCCAGTGACGATTACAAAAAGAAATGCGAGTGGAGGATTTCGACAGCGCAGGGTGATAAAATAGTGCTCACGATAAGTTTGATTGACATTTTTATCACAAGTTCCTGTGAAACTGATTACCTGGAGATCCGGGATGGCTATTGGCACAAGTCAAATCTATTGG GCAGATTTTGTGGAAGAAGTAAGAATCCTCGAACCGTTATCAGCACGGGTAGTCGCATGTTTATTACATACGTCGCCACAAAAAACCAAGTTAATCGTTTGGGTTTCGAAGCAAAGTATGAAG CTGTCTGCGGAGGCACGTTATTTGCTCGGGATCCAGCTCACCTAGACTCGCCCAATTTCCCAAACCACTACGGCAAAAACAAGCAATGCGAGTGGATCATTGATGCACCTCCAGGCTACAAAGTCGGTTTATACTTCCAACTTTTTGAT CTTGAAAGTGAGATGGACTGTACTTATGATTATTTAGAAATAAGAGACGGCTCCGACCTGAACGCACCTTTGAAAGGAGTTTTCTGTGGAAAATATGTGCCACCGCCTATCGTCTCGTCCGGCTCATCCCTATACGTCAAATTCAGATCAGATTCCACCAATGAGATGCCCGGTTTCTCGGCTATTTACGTCAAAG AGATGGACGAATGTGCGAGCCGAACGCACAAATGCGAGCAAACCTGCATTAATACGATCGGAGGCTACGAATGCGCTTGTAAGGTGGGCTATCAACTTGCTCCTGATGGAAAACATTGCATCG AGGAGAACTGCGGCGGGCTGATAAACGAAACGAACGGTATAATCTACAGCCCGGAGTACCCACGAAAATACCCGAACCGGGAGTCCTGCGTTTGGGAGATCACGGCGCCGATGTACCACAAGGTGTTCCTCAAGTTCTTGCGCTTCGACCTGGAGGGCGACGCGGCCCACTCGGAGCAGTGCAGCTACGACAAGCTCGAGGTGATCAGCGTCCTCGGCGACAACTCCTTCCGGCGCCACGGCGCCTTCTGCGGCACCAAGCTCCCCGCCCCCATCCAGTCCGTCAACAACGTCCTTCGCGTCCATTTCACGTCCGACGAGACGGAGGCGCGCACCGGATTTAGGATCAAATTCATAGTAG ACATGGACGAGTGTGAAATACGTAACGGTGGCTGCCAGCATATCTGCGTCAACACGTTAGGCTCCTTTTATTGCAAATGCCGGTCTGGATTCTCGCTCCTGGCGAACGGATACGGGTGTAAGCCGGAGGGTTGCTATCACGAGCTGGTCAAGCCCGTGGGCAAGATCTCCAGTCCAGCCTTCCCGGAGAACTACCCGCCTTTCTCGGATTGTGCCTGGAGTATTCGAACGGCTCCCGGGCATCGACTCAAACTG gtattcaaaatttttaatctgGAGACACATGAAAACTGCCTGTACGACAGGCTGATGGTTTATGATGGTAACTCTACCTTGGATACGCTTCTGGGAAGTTATTGCGGTGATGTCATTCCAACATCAATGATTACTTCCCAAAATCAGATGTACATTACATTTCAATCTGACAGTACGACCCAAAAACAAGGATTTGTCGCATACTATTCTGCAG TGTGCGGTGGTCATCTGGAGGCAACGAGGACACCAAGACAGTTGTACTCGCATCCGAGATTCGGCATCAGTAACTACAAAAATAACTACAGATGCACCTGGATAATCGAGAGCGCCCACACCGATAACAAAATTCGgctgaattttacatttttcatggtAGAGCCGTCCCCTGACTGCGAATACGACAGTTTAGACATATATAACGGTGTTGGCGCTATGCCTACTCAAATTGGCAAATTTTGCGGCAATGAG attccCAACGACGTTATATCCGACTATGAATCCCTAAGGGTTGAATTTACTTCAGACAACAGTCGGTCTAGCAAAGGATTCCTTTTCACCTACGAAGCCGTTCCTGAGGAGGTTGGACCTGCTATAAGTTCAAACCTGGATGACAAAAAGTGA
- the LOC109034934 gene encoding protein tolkin isoform X1, with product MSFGFIIFIFVNLLSLSGPSVTTQRMGRAAIAQEEKLWKHGVIPYVFDKMFTGTQIATFIQAMRHWEANTCLVFVERDPAVHSDYILFTALPCGCCSHIGRKGTGAQKISIGENCDKFGIVVHELGHTIGFWHEHARPDRDENVDIHWENILPGRKPDFAKLPPTEVSSLGLPYDHKSIMHYSSKTFSKTKYLDTIVPKTKDVAAEELGQRIELSEGDIAQTNRLYKCPECGGTFQSDSGSFSAPPVNKSSSDDYKKKCEWRISTAQGDKIVLTISLIDIFITSSCETDYLEIRDGYWHKSNLLGRFCGRSKNPRTVISTGSRMFITYVATKNQVNRLGFEAKYEAVCGGTLFARDPAHLDSPNFPNHYGKNKQCEWIIDAPPGYKVGLYFQLFDLESEMDCTYDYLEIRDGSDLNAPLKGVFCGKYVPPPIVSSGSSLYVKFRSDSTNEMPGFSAIYVKEMDECASRTHKCEQTCINTIGGYECACKVGYQLAPDGKHCIEENCGGLINETNGIIYSPEYPRKYPNRESCVWEITAPMYHKVFLKFLRFDLEGDAAHSEQCSYDKLEVISVLGDNSFRRHGAFCGTKLPAPIQSVNNVLRVHFTSDETEARTGFRIKFIVDMDECEIRNGGCQHICVNTLGSFYCKCRSGFSLLANGYGCKPEGCYHELVKPVGKISSPAFPENYPPFSDCAWSIRTAPGHRLKLVFKIFNLETHENCLYDRLMVYDGNSTLDTLLGSYCGDVIPTSMITSQNQMYITFQSDSTTQKQGFVAYYSAVCGGHLEATRTPRQLYSHPRFGISNYKNNYRCTWIIESAHTDNKIRLNFTFFMVEPSPDCEYDSLDIYNGVGAMPTQIGKFCGNEIPNDVISDYESLRVEFTSDNSRSSKGFLFTYEAVPEEVGPAISSNLDDKK from the exons ATGAGTTTtggatttattatttttattttcgtcaaTCTTCTTTCCCTATCAG GGCCGAGCGTTACGACGCAAAGGATGGGCCGTGCGGCCATCGCCCAAGAGGAGAAGCTTTGGAAGCACGGAGTGATTCCGTACGtgttcgataaaatgttcaccGGGACCCAGATTGCAACTTTCATTCAAGCCATGCGCCATTGGGAGGCCAACACCTGCCTCGTTTTCGTCGAGAGGGATCCAGCTGTCCATTCCGACTACATCCTATTCACAGCCCTTCCATGCGG GTGTTGCTCCCACATAGGACGAAAAGGGACAGGTGCGCAGAAAATATCAATCGGCGAGAATTGTGATAAATTTGGAATTGTGGTCCACGAATTGGGACACACTATCGGATTTTGGCATGAGCACGCTAGGCCGGACAGGGATGAAAACGTTGATATCCATTGGGAAAATATTCTGCCAG GTCGGAAACCCGATTTTGCGAAACTGCCTCCAACCGAGGTGAGTTCACTTGGACTTCCTTACGATCACAAATCAATAATGCATTATTCCAGCAAAACTTTCTCAAAA ACTAAATATTTAGACACAATCGTTCCCAAGACAAAAGATGTAGCTGCTGAGGAGCTTGGTCAAAGGATCGAACTCAGTGAGGGAGACATTGCGCAGACCAACCGATTGTATAAATGTCCCG AGTGCGGTGGTACATTTCAATCGGACTCCGGGTCATTTTCAGCACCCCCTGTCAACAAGAGTTCCAGTGACGATTACAAAAAGAAATGCGAGTGGAGGATTTCGACAGCGCAGGGTGATAAAATAGTGCTCACGATAAGTTTGATTGACATTTTTATCACAAGTTCCTGTGAAACTGATTACCTGGAGATCCGGGATGGCTATTGGCACAAGTCAAATCTATTGG GCAGATTTTGTGGAAGAAGTAAGAATCCTCGAACCGTTATCAGCACGGGTAGTCGCATGTTTATTACATACGTCGCCACAAAAAACCAAGTTAATCGTTTGGGTTTCGAAGCAAAGTATGAAG CTGTCTGCGGAGGCACGTTATTTGCTCGGGATCCAGCTCACCTAGACTCGCCCAATTTCCCAAACCACTACGGCAAAAACAAGCAATGCGAGTGGATCATTGATGCACCTCCAGGCTACAAAGTCGGTTTATACTTCCAACTTTTTGAT CTTGAAAGTGAGATGGACTGTACTTATGATTATTTAGAAATAAGAGACGGCTCCGACCTGAACGCACCTTTGAAAGGAGTTTTCTGTGGAAAATATGTGCCACCGCCTATCGTCTCGTCCGGCTCATCCCTATACGTCAAATTCAGATCAGATTCCACCAATGAGATGCCCGGTTTCTCGGCTATTTACGTCAAAG AGATGGACGAATGTGCGAGCCGAACGCACAAATGCGAGCAAACCTGCATTAATACGATCGGAGGCTACGAATGCGCTTGTAAGGTGGGCTATCAACTTGCTCCTGATGGAAAACATTGCATCG AGGAGAACTGCGGCGGGCTGATAAACGAAACGAACGGTATAATCTACAGCCCGGAGTACCCACGAAAATACCCGAACCGGGAGTCCTGCGTTTGGGAGATCACGGCGCCGATGTACCACAAGGTGTTCCTCAAGTTCTTGCGCTTCGACCTGGAGGGCGACGCGGCCCACTCGGAGCAGTGCAGCTACGACAAGCTCGAGGTGATCAGCGTCCTCGGCGACAACTCCTTCCGGCGCCACGGCGCCTTCTGCGGCACCAAGCTCCCCGCCCCCATCCAGTCCGTCAACAACGTCCTTCGCGTCCATTTCACGTCCGACGAGACGGAGGCGCGCACCGGATTTAGGATCAAATTCATAGTAG ACATGGACGAGTGTGAAATACGTAACGGTGGCTGCCAGCATATCTGCGTCAACACGTTAGGCTCCTTTTATTGCAAATGCCGGTCTGGATTCTCGCTCCTGGCGAACGGATACGGGTGTAAGCCGGAGGGTTGCTATCACGAGCTGGTCAAGCCCGTGGGCAAGATCTCCAGTCCAGCCTTCCCGGAGAACTACCCGCCTTTCTCGGATTGTGCCTGGAGTATTCGAACGGCTCCCGGGCATCGACTCAAACTG gtattcaaaatttttaatctgGAGACACATGAAAACTGCCTGTACGACAGGCTGATGGTTTATGATGGTAACTCTACCTTGGATACGCTTCTGGGAAGTTATTGCGGTGATGTCATTCCAACATCAATGATTACTTCCCAAAATCAGATGTACATTACATTTCAATCTGACAGTACGACCCAAAAACAAGGATTTGTCGCATACTATTCTGCAG TGTGCGGTGGTCATCTGGAGGCAACGAGGACACCAAGACAGTTGTACTCGCATCCGAGATTCGGCATCAGTAACTACAAAAATAACTACAGATGCACCTGGATAATCGAGAGCGCCCACACCGATAACAAAATTCGgctgaattttacatttttcatggtAGAGCCGTCCCCTGACTGCGAATACGACAGTTTAGACATATATAACGGTGTTGGCGCTATGCCTACTCAAATTGGCAAATTTTGCGGCAATGAG attccCAACGACGTTATATCCGACTATGAATCCCTAAGGGTTGAATTTACTTCAGACAACAGTCGGTCTAGCAAAGGATTCCTTTTCACCTACGAAGCCGTTCCTGAGGAGGTTGGACCTGCTATAAGTTCAAACCTGGATGACAAAAAGTGA